In Capsicum annuum cultivar UCD-10X-F1 chromosome 11, UCD10Xv1.1, whole genome shotgun sequence, one genomic interval encodes:
- the LOC107848032 gene encoding GPI ethanolamine phosphate transferase 3, with product MSKSGEVQWKSENLGKRRWVFIVFLGILTLHGLAILVFTRGFLLTRTELSQFSHCSDIQQSPCFSPPQDDQMVNHSRVCWTKPAVDRIVIIILDALRYDFVAPSTFFEEKKPWMDRLQVLHKLASQPGSFAKIFKAIADPPTTSLQRLKGLTTGGLPTFIDVGNSFGAPAIVEDNLIYQMAKNGKRVVMMGDDTWVQLFPQHFNISHPFPSFNVKDLDTVDNGCIEHLFPYLYKEDWDVLIAHFLGVDHAGHIFGVDSPEMIEKLDQYNGLLEKVVDVLESQSGPGGLHENTLLLVMGDHGQTINGDHGGGAPEEVETSLFAMSLQKHPSSLPSETDSLSCRLDMEKRKICTSSIEQLDFAATVSALLGIPYPFGCIGRVNPELYALAAGSWNLDIFNPESGINLSTLERWMQNYVNVLCVNTWQVKRYIDVYSASSVIGFSDKDMSHVSNLYAEAHDIWLYTKEAVLKCKSESESCSTLLPQLKKQVEAYSNFLSSIAALARSKWTEFNLKMMGAGLCILVLSLFVHIFTIKKLDKLCSCYLPRSGNFVVSFEAIFAYAAVLIRAFSFLSNSFILEEGKTASFLLATAGMLQLRHAIVKKKMLLEGLLFVLVVPLLRFGIELGQSKQAVNSLFLKSFASWTVSIDNGTNLWIYVADILPFLALVFLAYILYKSIRHCCCRGIFKYVVVGTIFTSSLIAMSWALDGNIFSPSAVIVDIKAYWIPRIIYVIGLLQLLLLAISQLCGKEKTSGWEEDTIVKATAMLSAWSSTIIILSGKQGPLVALAAVIQGWCIIRLMTLERGKNDCYESSTSYSSPVAKWSLLAVCLFFCTGHWCAFDGLRYAAAFVGFDEFSLVRQAALLTIDTFGFSHILPVMGLPLIVAACRRPEVQAEKRKQLFFLQLCQVYLMYGLIMAISMTLTIICVTIQRRHLMVWGLFAPKFVFDAVGLLLTDFFICFASLYYFK from the coding sequence ATGTCGAAGAGTGGTGAGGTTCAGTGGAAAAGTGAGAATTTGGGTAAGCGGAGATGGGTTTTCATTGTGTTTCTTGGGATACTGACACTTCATGGATTGGCTATTCTCGTCTTCACCAGAGGATTCCTCCTAACTCGCACTGAGCTTTCACAATTTAGTCACTGCTCTGATATTCAACAATCTCCTTGCTTCTCTCCTCCTCAAGATGATCAAATGGTTAACCATTCCAGAGTGTGCTGGACGAAACCAGCCGTGGATCGCATTGTCATCATTATTCTTGACGCTCTTAGGTATGACTTTGTTGCTCCAAGTACCTTTTTTGAAGAGAAAAAGCCGTGGATGGACAGATTGCAGGTGTTGCACAAGTTGGCATCTCAGCCAGGTTCATTTGCTAAGATCTTTAAAGCTATTGCTGATCCTCCAACGACCAGTTTGCAACGTCTAAAGGGATTAACGACTGGTGGGCTTCCAACTTTTATTGATGTGGGTAATAGCTTTGGTGCACCTGCTATTGTTGAAGATAATTTGATATATCAGATGGCTAAGAATGGAAAGCGAGTTGTGATGATGGGAGATGACACATGGGTTCAGCTGTTTCCTCAACATTTTAATATATCTCATCCATTCCCTTCATTTAATGTAAAAGACCTTGACACGGTAGATAATGGCTGCATTGAGCACTTGTTCCCGTACTTGTATAAAGAAGATTGGGATGTACTTATAGCACATTTTCTTGGCGTGGATCACGCTGGACATATTTTTGGTGTGGATTCTCctgaaatgatagaaaagctGGATCAGTACAATGGGCTTTTGGAGAAAGTTGTTGATGTTCTGGAAAGCCAAAGTGGACCGGGCGGGTTACACGAAAATACTCTGCTTCTTGTGATGGGTGATCATGGACAAACCATTAATGGTGATCATGGTGGAGGTGCTCCAGAAGAGGTTGAAACGTCTCTATTTGCTATGAGTTTGCAAAAGCATCCATCTTCCTTACCGTCCGAAACTGATAGCTTATCTTGTCGACTTGACatggagaaaagaaaaatatgcactAGCTCCATTGAGCAGCTCGACTTTGCTGCAACAGTATCTGCTCTACTTGGCATTCCCTATCCTTTTGGATGCATTGGGCGTGTTAATCCTGAACTCTATGCATTAGCTGCTGGTAGTTGGAACTTGGACATTTTTAACCCCGAAAGTGGAATAAATCTTTCAACATTGGAAAGGTGGATGCAGAACTACGTCAATGTCCTCTGCGTTAATACATGGCAGGTGAAAAGATACATTGATGTATATTCAGCTTCATCAGTGATAGGATTTTCAGACAAAGATATGTCTCATGTATCGAACCTCTATGCTGAGGCCCATGATATTTGGTTATATACCAAGGAAGCTGTATTGAAGTGTAAAAGTGAAAGTGAAAGTTGCTCGACATTGTTACCGCAACTGAAGAAGCAAGTTGAAGCTTATTCTAATTTCTTGTCAAGTATTGCTGCGCTTGCTCGTTCCAAATGGACAGAGTTCAATCTAAAGATGATGGGGGCTGGTTTATGCATCTTGGTGCTCTCTCTTTTTGTTCACATTTTCACCATCAAGAAATTGGACAAACTATGCAGTTGCTATCTTCCTCGCAGTGGAAATTTTGTAGTTTCTTTTGAAGCTATTTTTGCTTATGCTGCTGTGCTGATTCGTGCATTCAGTTTCCTTTCAAATAGTTTCATCTTGGAGGAAGGTAAAACGGCAAGTTTTCTATTGGCCACGGCTGGAATGCTTCAATTACGTCATGCAATAGTGAAAAAGAAGATGCTTCTTGAAGGACTTCTTTTTGTTCTGGTGGTTCCTCTTCTCAGATTTGGTATCGAACTTGGACAGTCAAAACAGGCTgtcaattctttatttttgaagTCATTTGCTTCATGGACTGTAAGCATTGACAACGGCACGAACTTATGGATTTATGTTGCTGATATCTTGCCCTTTTTAGCTCTCGTCTTTTTAGCTTATATACTTTACAAGAGCATCAGGCACTGTTGCTGTCGGGGGATATTcaagtatgttgttgttggaaCCATATTTACTTCTTCTCTTATAGCTATGTCTTGGGCTTTAGATGGTAACATATTCAGTCCGAGCGCGGTGATTGTGGATATAAAAGCATATTGGATTCCTCGGATCATCTATGTTATTGGTCTTCTGCAATTACTTTTACTGGCAATATCTCAACTTTGTGGTAAAGAGAAGACTTCAGGTTGGGAGGAAGATACAATTGTTAAAGCAACTGCCATGTTATCAGCATGGAGTTCAACAATAATCATCTTATCGGGGAAACAAGGTCCTCTAGTTGCTCTAGCAGCAGTAATTCAAGGGTGGTGCATAATTAGGTTGATGACGTTGGAACGAGGAAAGAACGACTGTTACGAAAGTTCAACTTCATATTCTTCTCCAGTGGCAAAGTGGAGCCTTTTAGCTGTGTGTCTGTTTTTCTGCACTGGACACTGGTGTGCCTTTGATGGCCTCCGTTATGCTGCTGCGTTCGTTGGGTTTGACGAATTCAGCCTTGTTCGTCAAGCCGCGTTGCTTACCATCGATACATTTGGTTTCTCCCACATTCTTCCAGTAATGGGACTTCCACTTATCGTTGCTGCTTGTCGACGTCCAGAAGTCCAGGCTGAGAAAAGGAAACAACTGTTTTTTCTCCAGTTATGCCAGGTCTATTTGATGTATGGACTTATTATGGCTATATCTATGACACTTACAATTATATGCGTTACGATTCAAAGGCGTCACTTGATGGTATGGGGTTTATTTGCTCCAAAGTTTGTCTTCGATGCTGTCGGTCTTCTTCTCACCGACTTCTTCATATGCTTCGCATCACTGTACTATTTCAAATGA
- the LOC107846910 gene encoding E3 ubiquitin-protein ligase PUB23, translated as MEEVEIPQYFLCPISLQIMKDPVTTVTGITYDRESIEMWLCTAEEEAAVAMCPVTKQHLPKDTELLTPNHMLRRLIQAWCTVNAEKGVDRIPTPKYPMDKSNILRLIRQVNNSNNSNSNNDQQLCVDALRKMDDLVSENEKNRKCMEEVGAIKAIIGFIIRCYKYGNLLIPGLEEALRIFHSIWNPTHENKNHVKDNHDLVQATLWILKNEAKDICHKIMIIKTHAMMVLKDVMEVSSSNFLSRLDPGFFQEIVHTLRKNSRNYISQQATKAALQVLIGACPWGRNKLKIIESGAIFELIELELTNPEKRVSELVFCLLANLCVLADGRAKFLEHAAGIALVTKRTLRISATIDDNAIQIFGFICKFSATKEVLLEMLRVGAVSKICMVMQADCEVYLKKKAREILRAHSHVWSNSPCIQIYLLTRQ; from the coding sequence atgGAAGAAGTAGAGATACCACAATATTTTTTATGTCCTATATCACTACAAATCATGAAAGATCCTGTAACAACGGTCACCGGAATCACGTATGATCGCGAAAGTATCGAAATGTGGTTGTGCACGGCGGAGGAAGAGGCCGCGGTCGCGATGTGCCCGGTGACAAAGCAACATTTGCCTAAGGACACGGAGTTGTTGACACCAAATCATATGCTACGACGATTAATTCAAGCATGGTGTACAGTAAACGCTGAAAAAGGCGTTGACCGGATCCCAACGCCAAAGTATCCGATGGATAAATCGAATATACTTCGATTAATTCGTCAggtaaataatagtaataatagtaatagtaataatgatCAACAACTTTGTGTTGATGCATTGAGGAAAATGGATGATTTAGTTagtgaaaatgagaaaaatagaaaGTGCATGGAAGAAGTTGGTGCAATTAAGGCTATTATTGGTTTTATTATTAGATGTTACAAATATGGGAATTTATTAATTCCTGGTCTTGAAGAAGCTTTAAGGATATTTCATTCAATATGGAATCCAACACATGAAAACAAGAATCATGTGAAGGATAATCATGATTTAGTCCAAGCTACTTTGTGGATTTTGAAAAACGAGGCGAAAGATATCTGTCATAAAATCATGATCATCAAGACACATGCAATGATGGTCTTGAAAGACGTGATGGAGGTCTCGAGTTCAAACTTTCTATCAAGGTTAGACCCAGGATTCTTTCAAGAAATAGTGCATACGTTGCGAAAAAATAGCAGAAACTACATCTCCCAACAGGCGACGAAAGCGGCCCTACAAGTGCTCATAGGTGCATGTCCGTGGGGGCGAAACAAGCTAAAAATCATCGAATCAGGAGCCATATTCGAGCTCATAGAGCTCGAATTAACTAACCCTGAGAAAAGGGTTAGTGAATTAGTGTTTTGTCTATTGGCTAATTTGTGTGTTTTGGCTGATGGAAGGGCAAAATTCTTGGAACATGCAGCTGGAATTGCATTGGTAACAAAGAGGACATTGAGAATAAGTGCAACTATAGATGATAATGCAATACAAATATTTGGTTTTATTTGTAAATTTTCAGCAACAAAAGAAGTTTTATTGGAGATGTTGAGAGTTGGGGCAGTGTCAAAAATTTGTATGGTGATGCAAGCAGATTGTGAAGTTTATTTGAAGAAGAAAGCAAGAGAAATATTGAGAGCACATTCACATGTGTGGAGTAATTCACCATGtatacaaatttatttattgaCAAGACAATAG